GGtgatctgaaaataaaactttaccACCAATCACCAATGTGTCTCATGTCTGTGGATGAGGGCTGAAACACTCTGACCCTAAATCACAACAGAATGGAGCGGCTCAGGCTCTGATCCGTCTGGCCAGCAGTCATAgaacgacacacacacacacacacgcgtctACATGGATGCAAGAACAATCACAAGCAGCCTAGAAATTCTGCATTTCTGAACATCTACCTTTATGATGATGGAGTGAGTGGCTGATGTTCAACTTGCTATAAATATGAGCTAGTATGAATTGGACAAAAATTCTCAATCAATTCAGACTTGCCAATTCTTTATTTACAGACGGTGGACACAGGACATTGTGgactggtgccagcagaaccatctcCTGATGAACGCAGGGGAAACCAACGAGCTGGTGGTAATGTGAGTTTTACCTCTATTTACTGAAGTTGTCTGTATAGcctccattagtcagttcatgggAGAATGATTCGGGCCGAATCCGCTGGGCGTGCTGTCATTCACCAGGTTACTTTGTTGAATTTCTGCTGTAATTGATGCATTAGAGCTATATTTATATCTTTCTTACCAAAGAAAACATCAcacatctaaaaaataaaaagacacatgCAGGCGCAGCAGCAgattgcaatatatatatagatagatctTTGTGTGTGTCTACATATGCTTCCACTTgtatttcactttgctgctggtgcaGTTGAATTATCCCAATGAAGGTTATTTACATTCTATTGTAAATGAGTACAAATTGAGCAGATTAGTgtctaaataatttatttattcgagTTTAACTGATCAGTACAGTGTGGGAAGCAAAGTTCAGTACAAAAACATGAGTTTTTATACATGATATAAAACTGCCATTTTCTTGCGTAAAAAGTGACAATGTGACGAGCCAAGACGCCGAAAGGCCACTGAAATGAGAGATCAactcacttttatttattattgcttTACTATTTCTCCATAAAACAAGTGACAAGGCACCTAGAAACACCGGAGCGGTGCTGTGTCAGCCTTTGGGAATGTTCATTTCCTTCCTATGAGTCGAGTGGATCGAAAGGAATATAAAGCATTCTTAGCCTTCATTGAACTGGATTCCTGTGTGTCCAGTTTAGCTTCAGCTTTCACTCACATAAAAACTGAATCCTTaacaggaataaataaaaaggtggaGTCCAAAAGGAAGTCAGTCAAACGCTGATTATTCCTTCATTTCCCCGAGCTGAGCAGGTAAACAATCGTAACATTCGACGTACGGGTGCATGTATGTAAACACGATCCGACCAGCATCCCAGTCTTTGCAGGTACATGTTCTTCATGCCTCAGAGCAGAGACCAGGTTTTAGCTGCTGTTTGGGTTTTACAGCTGCAGTCACGTGTGGCAGTATCAGCCCTCTCTGACCTGTGAGAAGCTGCAGAGTTCTGTCCAAATTAACACTTTATTGCACCAAAAACCCCTGGTTCCGGTGGCCCGCTCACGCCAGTCGCTGGTTTGAGTTTGAGCTTTTGCGTCTTTTGCTGGCTGAGGAGGGGTCAGGACACCACTTCGTCCTCGCTGGGCTCCAGCCCGGCGTTGTCTGCGCACACCTGCAGGCCGCTGGGTCCTGAGTGTTTCAGGTTCCAGCGCTGCATCCTCCGGCGGTACCGCTCCGCAGCCGCCTCCTCTCTCTGAGCCGATCTCAGGGCAGAAGAGGGGTGGAGGGTGTTGAACAGAGCCCGGAACAAAATTCTGCAGAGGAGAACGGAGAGGTTCAGTGATcagcatctctttttttttaacacctaaTTACCAAATATTACGTGAGCAGATAGTTTCACCTTGCTGCAGGGAGACATCTGTTAAATTTTCCCTCTTGCAGGTTCCTACACACCTTACACTTCcaagttttatatttttccagATGAGAAGAGTTTTTGTGGAATGGCAGAAATTTGGGGTCAAAAAAATGAAACTGCCAATATGATAGACAGGTGCCATTACCTGCATGTTTCACAAACCAAGACCCAaaatgatggtttgcttttttcaCAGCTATTTTGGTATCTTAAACTTTGATACGAGTTTTTTATAACCGAAGAAGCTATCATGTCTTAAATTGGTCCTGATTTGTTAGTTTCTGAAATTAAGCATCTACTGTATATTCTgatagtaaaaacaaaattaaaaaatacatgtttgttTAGCAACGTGAGCACTCTTGATCATGATCTGGTTTAGAACCACATGTCCagcttcaaaaacaaaatttaaaaaggggATAGAGTTCTTAAAAAGCTGTGAAATGGtcccttttctgatttttttaaatatatatgtgtggGTTTTCTTTTCAAATAGAACTTCGGGGTCTGGAACCTTTCGGGACTGCTTTTGGTACCTTGGTAGCAAAGCGGTGACAATAGTGAGAGCGCAGATGATGTAGAAGAGAGGCTGGGTGATGAGGAGTGTTTCCACCCCAAACAGGTTGGTGGGGTGGCTGCAGACCACGCAGAAGGCACTGTAGAGCTGCACGAAGCCGAAATACAAGGCAGCACTGAGGACCAACACCAGCACGTGAATCCACGTCTGCAACACACATAACGGGACGCGGTTTATCTCACAGTGTGACGACCTAATCCTGCGCAAAACCCGgggagttttattttatttatttatttatttttaaatcgaGGGGGTCCTGACCAGGGTGTTGCTCTCGATGACTTGATGCAGCAGGATGACGAAGAGAGCCGAGGTGTTGACCGGCGAGCCGAACGACAGCGTTCCCGCATCTGATCCGGCCAGCGCCTGGAGGAAAATATCCAGAAAACCTTAATGAGCGAGACGCAGCCGGCCCCGAACGCCTCCGACGAAAAGCTGCGACGCCGAGAAAAACTCACAAAATAAGGCACGAAGAAGCAGACGAGGCTTTGGTAAAAGGCGTCCAGGATGGTGATCCAGAACGTGGATGGAATGTAGACCTGCAGGAAATCTCATCTGTTAGTCTGTTTTGttaacaatgaaaaataaaaacacgacATATGCAGGTTGTTCCTTTAcagggagaaggaaataaaataattaatgagAGAGTGAAATGACTTAAACTGCAGCTAAACGCtcacaaagaacacacacagaaaagCATCCATGACAGTTGGATAGTAAAATCCAGAAAGTAAGAATCGACTTCTATTTGCACCTATACAGTATTTGAAAAAGTGTAGTAAAATTCCatgttttactgctataggaaCAAAAAGAGTGGATAATGAATAAAGTACCAACTTTGCGCTTTTAATGTGACATATCTTGTTAAacccaactaaaaaaaaattagtctGGCAGAGGTAAGAAATCCCGCAGCAACCTGGTTGCCTAATGAAGACGGTGGGCACTGATGCAACCAAGCTTCTGAAATGATTGCCTGacacaaatttgtttttatttttttctacttcaaTTGTACAaaattgactttaaaaaaaaaggtagaaaagtTTTAAACGTAttcattaacaaaataaaaacttagaGGTACGCTCAATCCTTGCACCCGCTGTAAACTATTTTTCTCTAAGAACAACCTGATCgggtggaaaataaaaatctcatcATGGCTTAAAACTCTTTCTCTCCCTGGGAGGCATGGGGTCACCTTGGTGGTCCGTGCGGCTTCGTAGAGCTCAGGCAGCTTCATCAGGGTGTCCGCCGGCGTGTCTCGGTCGAGGATGCCGTAGACGAGAGGAGGAACTGAGGTGAAGACCAGATTGAAGAGGATGAGCACCCAGGAGTTGATCATGACGCTTCCGGAGAAACCGCAGAAGAACTGATACCAGAACAGCAGATTCACGTACatctgcacacaaaaaaaacaacacaggcaCACGGCATTTGGACTCTTACTCTACACCACACTTCCATAAAAAGCTGTTCTCTAAACCCAGCGAGTCACAACTGGGATGAAAGCAGGAGAATGATGAATTTTTCACAAGCAGCTCGTACCACGTTCTTGTAAAAAAAGTAGAGGATCATGTTTGCGAGGCGGTGGTAACACCAGTGGCCGTgaaccagcagcagcttcttgaGGTGTTTGAATCTTGAGATGGCAAAGTCGCTCGACATCACGGCCTGCGGAGCGACGTGTAAATCATCACCTCGTTAAAATCTCACGACACTTTTAGCCCCGCGCTGCGGAGCTCGCAGAGCCGCAACAGCTCAACGGCGTTCCTCTCACCTGCATCCCCTCCTGGCCGGATATCCCGATTCCCACATCAGCCACCTGAATCATGCTCACGTCATTCGCTCCGTCaccttaaaaaacacaaaatgaagcTTGAGATGAATTGTCCCCCCGCTTGTTCCATGGCTACGTTATTGCCGTGTCGGCGTCCTCACCGACGGCCAGCGTCATGACGCCGAGTTTGTCCCGGATCAGCTGGACCACCTTGCTCTTCTGGAGCGGCGTGGAGCGGCAGCAGATGACCGCCTTGCATTTACGGCTCAGCTCCAGGAAGCCGCCCTTCAGCTCCTCCTGCAGAGCCCACTCCAGCGTCCGGCCGTCGATGACCAGGACGAAGCTGCTGGCGCCGTCTTCTCGTTCTTCTTCACGCTGgacttccattaaaagctcgccGAGCAGGGCTGCAAAGGCATCCTGATGGATAAAGAACGAGACGGTCAGTGATGGAGCTGTTCGGAAATTTGAAGTGAGCTTCCAAACGAGCCCAGCGGCGGCTcttcgcccccccccccccctccgaccTTGCTTCCACAGTTGGCGGTCAGCAGCCGGTCGCTGGAGCGCAGGAGTTTGCAGGCGTTTGCCACGTTGATGGCCGTCTCCTGTTTGTCTCCGGTGAGAACCCACACTTTGATGCCAGCGTCCTGCAGGGCTTCGATGGTCTCCGGgacctcctcctgcagcctgTCGACGATCCCCGTGCAGCCTGtgcacagacacagacaggaaaTCTAAGTTGTGTGGGAACAGGAAGTAGCTTTGCCGCAGACGCGGTCGGAACGTCGGCATTTCTACCCAGAAGAGTGAGGTTGGTCTCCAGCCTCTGAGCAGAGTCTAGCAGCAGCTCCTCTTGGTTCTCGATGCTGCTCTCTGCCAGCAACTGCCTCTTGAGCCAAACTTCATACTCCTCTTCCTCGAGAACCTGTTCATACAAAAAGGAGAAGATGAAGTTCCCACAAGAGCTCATCTGGTGTCTTTCCGTCTTTCAGGACCTCACCTTTTTAGCGATGCAGAGTGTGCGGAGGCCCTCTCTGGCGTACCCATCCAGATGCTTCTGGGTCTCTTCCCTGATGCGGCTGTAGATCTCCTGAGCCCGTTCTGAGCCTGGAAACAAaagacacagacaaaaaaaaaaaaaaaaaaaaaagataaaaatataattaaaaagttcatttattacTGTCACTCGGCTCTAAAAGTGAAACTTAAAGATTCGGTAGAGGTTTTTTCTACTGCTAATTGAAATCTAAAAAAtacagtttctcagaaaatgatTGAAAACAGAGTTTTTACAGCGGAAATGTTGGCCTTCGTATATTTATGCTGAAGCGCTGATAAATATTTGCCCGCGGTTCCTGTTTACAGCTCTGCTGAGGTGGCCAGGATGCTTCAGTGACAGCCTACTGTAGCATAATTAATTGTAAAGCTCGCACCCATCACTGTGAGCTGTATTCTCGTGTAGGGTGGTCTGCTTTGGCTACAAGAAGGCTTTGTCATtggtatacatttatatataaggCTATTGTCGGTGCGCTTCCATCTTATTTATGTTCActtcttatgaaaaaaagtaCTGGTCATTACTCTCTCCGTTCTCAGgttgttgtcttgtttttttgtcccaCGTGTCAGTACTGAGCTGGGTAAAAAGGCCGTTGCTTACTCTGCTCCCTCTACATGGAATTTGCTGCAAAACAACTTGAAACTTAGTAAATTGGTTCCTTTGAGTATTTTTAAGCTGAAAATGAGATGCTTTGAGTTGGACTCCCtcacatgtcaatgttttaaatgagaTTTTATTGTAAGTGCATATTTGGCTTTtgttgtgtgtgtctttgtatgtatgtaatgatgtgatgtaattttgatgcccatcttggccaggtctcccttgcaaaagagatttttaatctcaatgggtataacctggttaaataaaggataaataaaataacatcacggcaaacatttatttttagaaccGTTTTCATGTTAAACTCTGATAAACGCATGGCgggctttgcttttttttttttaattgaacaaCCTACTTCTATTTCACTCAGGCGTGCCTGTCCAGATCTTACAGCTGCTCTAATGATCACTGGGCTCACGTCACCAGGATCTCCTCAGTCTTTACCTTCCTGCGTTTCAGCCAGGTCCATGATGACGGAGTCTGCTCCTTTAGTGTACACCACCACCTGTCCCGTCAGAGGGTGCCGGACCACCACCGACATCCTCTTCCTGTTGGAGTCAAAGGGCAGGATGTGAAGCAGCTGCACCACCAGGGAGCCGATCCCCGGCAGGTCCACCAGCAGGCTCTCTGCCGAGCGGCCCCTCAGGGTGCAGCGGTACGCCCGCGCCGCGTGGACCAGCGCCGCCTCGTCAGGACTCTCCGCCTCGTACAGCAGCTCGTCGTCACTGTCCTCCTTTGACTCCGCGTCTGCGCCCAGGCCCTCCAGGTTCTGGTTGTCCCCGTCACCCTTTGCCTCCCTGAAGTTCTCCGGCTCCTCCAGGCTCCTGGACGCCACGGAGTCCCCGCCGTCCCCCCTGTCGGGCAGGTCAACTTTACTCTTCAGTTTGCAGGCTTCCTGGTCGCTCTCCAGAGCCGGGTCCACACCGCTGCG
This Fundulus heteroclitus isolate FHET01 chromosome 19, MU-UCD_Fhet_4.1, whole genome shotgun sequence DNA region includes the following protein-coding sequences:
- the atp10d gene encoding probable phospholipid-transporting ATPase VD; translation: MERFHWLRHRCRQQLTGDSERGCYASPDGLPSKTSPQRVCGRRRTVLARHGPHRHEYEDVSKKYKGNAIRTTKYSLLTFIPMNLFQQFHRAANLYFLFLALLNWVPVVEAFEKEITMIPLLVVLLVIAVKDAIEDYRRYLFDKKVNNNMVRVFCGKQNAYIDRCWKDVRVGDFVRLSCNEIIPADLLLLYSSDPRGVCYIETANLDGETNLKLRQVVSDLSLQGADFTPESFHSRIECENPNNDLSRFKGYIEHSGEVRVGLHSGNLLLRSCTIRNTETVVGIVVYAGHETKAMMNNSGPRYKRSQLEKRLNTDVVWCVVLLLVMCLTAAVGHGLWLKSFKDSVFQVLGETSPALAGFYVFWTMIIVLQVLIPISLYVSIEIVKLGQIYFIHNDLDFYNEQLDSRIQCRALNITEDLGQIQYLFSDKTGTLTENKMVFRRCSIFGVDYPHADNARRLEVYEAEQNEATGRTVTLKSACSRKSLSCRSLSCNRSSVSLHTLTGESLEEEEQLSNHAAARTGAFCSRMAKDVVPDPELVRKLNCLCSSALSVRGSSAESLSSLELTYITDFFLALAICNSVVVSSPTQPRHMVPEARAPLRSLEEIKLMFQRLNFYSFSPPQIKGSPRSFTSKLFPRGKTGSFTFNAPPRSGVDPALESDQEACKLKSKVDLPDRGDGGDSVASRSLEEPENFREAKGDGDNQNLEGLGADAESKEDSDDELLYEAESPDEAALVHAARAYRCTLRGRSAESLLVDLPGIGSLVVQLLHILPFDSNRKRMSVVVRHPLTGQVVVYTKGADSVIMDLAETQEGSERAQEIYSRIREETQKHLDGYAREGLRTLCIAKKVLEEEEYEVWLKRQLLAESSIENQEELLLDSAQRLETNLTLLGCTGIVDRLQEEVPETIEALQDAGIKVWVLTGDKQETAINVANACKLLRSSDRLLTANCGSKDAFAALLGELLMEVQREEEREDGASSFVLVIDGRTLEWALQEELKGGFLELSRKCKAVICCRSTPLQKSKVVQLIRDKLGVMTLAVGDGANDVSMIQVADVGIGISGQEGMQAVMSSDFAISRFKHLKKLLLVHGHWCYHRLANMILYFFYKNVMYVNLLFWYQFFCGFSGSVMINSWVLILFNLVFTSVPPLVYGILDRDTPADTLMKLPELYEAARTTKVYIPSTFWITILDAFYQSLVCFFVPYFALAGSDAGTLSFGSPVNTSALFVILLHQVIESNTLTWIHVLVLVLSAALYFGFVQLYSAFCVVCSHPTNLFGVETLLITQPLFYIICALTIVTALLPRILFRALFNTLHPSSALRSAQREEAAAERYRRRMQRWNLKHSGPSGLQVCADNAGLEPSEDEVVS